Proteins co-encoded in one Chionomys nivalis chromosome 6, mChiNiv1.1, whole genome shotgun sequence genomic window:
- the LOC130875445 gene encoding activator of 90 kDa heat shock protein ATPase homolog 2 isoform X2 — MAKWGQGDPRWIVEEREDGTNVNNWHWTERDATVWSKGKLRELLVGIAMENEAGRCEISELKQVEGEASCSSRKGKLIFFYEWNIKLSWKGTVKESGAKHKGLIEIPNLSEENDVDDTEVNVSKKKGDGDILKDLMKTTGTAKVREALGEYLKALKTEFTAGMILPTRAVTTQELTVERTLAENSLQASPVALGVRIPTVALHLTELFDTTVEQLYSIFTVKDLVQKFSKSPAVLEAEKGGKFQMFDGNITGEYVELLTNRKIIMKWRCRNWPEEHYATVALNFVPAPGQTELQLDCKGVPVCKEENTKFCWQKQHFEEIKGLLQLTTQNA; from the exons ATGGCCAAGTGGGGCCAGGGGGACCCGCGCTGGATCGTGGAGGAGCGGGAAGACGGGACCAACGTGAACAACTGGCACTG GACAGAGCGGGATGCCACCGTTTGGTCCAAGGGGAAGCTCCGGgagctcctggttggcattgctATGGAGAATGAGGCTGGCCGGTGTGAGATCAGTGAGTTGAAGCAGGTGGAAGGTGAGGCTTCCTGTAGCAGCCGCAAAGGAAAGCTAATTTTCTTCTATGAGTGGAACATCAAGCTGTCCTGGAAAG GTACAGTTAAAGAATCTGGCGCAAAACACAAGGGACTGATTGAGATACCCAATCTTTCTGAAGAGAATGACGTTGATGACACTGAG GTGAACGTGAGTAAAAAGAAAGGAGATGGGGATATACTGAAGGATCTTATGAAAACTACAGGCACCGCCAAGGTCAGGGAGGCCCTTGGAGAGTACCTGAAGGCACTGAAGACTG AATTTACAGCAGGAATGATTTTACCAACAAGAGCTGTAACAACTCAGGAACTGACTGTTGAGAGGACACTGGCTGAGAACTCTTTGCAG GCTTCTCCAGTGGCACTGGGTGTAAGGATTCCCACTGTAGCTTTGCACTTGACTGAGCTGTTTGACACCACAGTAGAACAGCTGTACAGTATCTTCACCGTGAAGGAC TTGGTGCAAAAATTTTCCAAATCTCCTGCTGTCTTAGAAGCTGAAAAGGGAGGGAAATTCCAGATGTTTGATGGGAACATCACTGGAGAATATGTGGAATTG ttAACAAACAGGAAGATCATCATGAAATGGAGGTGCAGGAACTGGCCAGAAG AACACTATGCAACAGTTGCATTGAATTTTGTGCCTGCTCCAGGGCAAACGGAATTACAATTGGACTGTAAAGGAGTTCCTGTCTGTAAAGAAGAGAATACAAAATTCTGTTGGCAGAAGCAacactttgaagaaataaaaggtTTACTTCAGCTCACCACCCAGAATGCTTGA
- the LOC130875445 gene encoding activator of 90 kDa heat shock protein ATPase homolog 2 isoform X1: MAKWGQGDPRWIVEEREDGTNVNNWHWTERDATVWSKGKLRELLVGIAMENEAGRCEISELKQVEGEASCSSRKGKLIFFYEWNIKLSWKGTVKESGAKHKGLIEIPNLSEENDVDDTEVNVSKKKGDGDILKDLMKTTGTAKVREALGEYLKALKTEFTAGMILPTRAVTTQELTVERTLAENSLQVQASPVALGVRIPTVALHLTELFDTTVEQLYSIFTVKDLVQKFSKSPAVLEAEKGGKFQMFDGNITGEYVELLTNRKIIMKWRCRNWPEEHYATVALNFVPAPGQTELQLDCKGVPVCKEENTKFCWQKQHFEEIKGLLQLTTQNA; this comes from the exons ATGGCCAAGTGGGGCCAGGGGGACCCGCGCTGGATCGTGGAGGAGCGGGAAGACGGGACCAACGTGAACAACTGGCACTG GACAGAGCGGGATGCCACCGTTTGGTCCAAGGGGAAGCTCCGGgagctcctggttggcattgctATGGAGAATGAGGCTGGCCGGTGTGAGATCAGTGAGTTGAAGCAGGTGGAAGGTGAGGCTTCCTGTAGCAGCCGCAAAGGAAAGCTAATTTTCTTCTATGAGTGGAACATCAAGCTGTCCTGGAAAG GTACAGTTAAAGAATCTGGCGCAAAACACAAGGGACTGATTGAGATACCCAATCTTTCTGAAGAGAATGACGTTGATGACACTGAG GTGAACGTGAGTAAAAAGAAAGGAGATGGGGATATACTGAAGGATCTTATGAAAACTACAGGCACCGCCAAGGTCAGGGAGGCCCTTGGAGAGTACCTGAAGGCACTGAAGACTG AATTTACAGCAGGAATGATTTTACCAACAAGAGCTGTAACAACTCAGGAACTGACTGTTGAGAGGACACTGGCTGAGAACTCTTTGCAG GTGCAGGCTTCTCCAGTGGCACTGGGTGTAAGGATTCCCACTGTAGCTTTGCACTTGACTGAGCTGTTTGACACCACAGTAGAACAGCTGTACAGTATCTTCACCGTGAAGGAC TTGGTGCAAAAATTTTCCAAATCTCCTGCTGTCTTAGAAGCTGAAAAGGGAGGGAAATTCCAGATGTTTGATGGGAACATCACTGGAGAATATGTGGAATTG ttAACAAACAGGAAGATCATCATGAAATGGAGGTGCAGGAACTGGCCAGAAG AACACTATGCAACAGTTGCATTGAATTTTGTGCCTGCTCCAGGGCAAACGGAATTACAATTGGACTGTAAAGGAGTTCCTGTCTGTAAAGAAGAGAATACAAAATTCTGTTGGCAGAAGCAacactttgaagaaataaaaggtTTACTTCAGCTCACCACCCAGAATGCTTGA
- the LOC130875445 gene encoding activator of 90 kDa heat shock protein ATPase homolog 2 isoform X3, producing MENEAGRCEISELKQVEGEASCSSRKGKLIFFYEWNIKLSWKGTVKESGAKHKGLIEIPNLSEENDVDDTEVNVSKKKGDGDILKDLMKTTGTAKVREALGEYLKALKTEFTAGMILPTRAVTTQELTVERTLAENSLQVQASPVALGVRIPTVALHLTELFDTTVEQLYSIFTVKDLVQKFSKSPAVLEAEKGGKFQMFDGNITGEYVELLTNRKIIMKWRCRNWPEEHYATVALNFVPAPGQTELQLDCKGVPVCKEENTKFCWQKQHFEEIKGLLQLTTQNA from the exons ATGGAGAATGAGGCTGGCCGGTGTGAGATCAGTGAGTTGAAGCAGGTGGAAGGTGAGGCTTCCTGTAGCAGCCGCAAAGGAAAGCTAATTTTCTTCTATGAGTGGAACATCAAGCTGTCCTGGAAAG GTACAGTTAAAGAATCTGGCGCAAAACACAAGGGACTGATTGAGATACCCAATCTTTCTGAAGAGAATGACGTTGATGACACTGAG GTGAACGTGAGTAAAAAGAAAGGAGATGGGGATATACTGAAGGATCTTATGAAAACTACAGGCACCGCCAAGGTCAGGGAGGCCCTTGGAGAGTACCTGAAGGCACTGAAGACTG AATTTACAGCAGGAATGATTTTACCAACAAGAGCTGTAACAACTCAGGAACTGACTGTTGAGAGGACACTGGCTGAGAACTCTTTGCAG GTGCAGGCTTCTCCAGTGGCACTGGGTGTAAGGATTCCCACTGTAGCTTTGCACTTGACTGAGCTGTTTGACACCACAGTAGAACAGCTGTACAGTATCTTCACCGTGAAGGAC TTGGTGCAAAAATTTTCCAAATCTCCTGCTGTCTTAGAAGCTGAAAAGGGAGGGAAATTCCAGATGTTTGATGGGAACATCACTGGAGAATATGTGGAATTG ttAACAAACAGGAAGATCATCATGAAATGGAGGTGCAGGAACTGGCCAGAAG AACACTATGCAACAGTTGCATTGAATTTTGTGCCTGCTCCAGGGCAAACGGAATTACAATTGGACTGTAAAGGAGTTCCTGTCTGTAAAGAAGAGAATACAAAATTCTGTTGGCAGAAGCAacactttgaagaaataaaaggtTTACTTCAGCTCACCACCCAGAATGCTTGA